From a region of the Triticum aestivum cultivar Chinese Spring chromosome 7D, IWGSC CS RefSeq v2.1, whole genome shotgun sequence genome:
- the LOC123165582 gene encoding uncharacterized protein, with the protein MVSRGGGAVRSLLDRLRPPPRGTRGSPAMPPPVAAAAKGACFCSFGHSGAHGEGRRKGVLDLGAGRRFAPGSALSLKGCLDWQDGGRFRRADGGDGDAVEIRARVLAPHRQFVRDVEVQLSEEVGAKSVDGNGAYRRGKRLDFPEQAVPTKMVVAVDVDEVLGSFLAALNRFIAERYSWNHSVSEYHVYEFFRIWNCSREKANLLVHEFFTTHYFQDGVHPIPGARDALQNLSSFCSLSVVTSRQDVIKNHTLEWIEKFYPGLFEQIHFGNHFALEGQSRPKSEICRSFGAQVLIDDNPRYALECAEDGMRVLLFDYDNTYPWCKTGVDQSHPLVTKVHNWQEVEQKLLSWVAPES; encoded by the exons ATGGTAAGCCGAGGAGGAGGAGCCGTGCGGTCGTTGCTGGATCGCCTGCGCCCGCCGCCGAGGGGGACGAGGGGGAGCCCCGCCatgccgccgcccgtcgccgccgccgccaaaggCGCCTGCTTCTGCAGCTTTGGCCACTCGGGCGCGCACGGCGAGGGGCGGAGGAAGGGCGTCCTGGATTTGGGGGCCGGCCGGAGGTTCGCGCCGGGCAGTGCGCTGAGCCTGAAGGGCTGCCTGGACTGGCAGGACGGCGGCAGGTTCAGGAGGGCGGATGGCGGTGATGGCGACGCGGTGGAGATCAGGGCGCGGGTTCTCGCCCCGCACCGGCAGTTCGTCCGTGATGTGGAGGTTCAGCTGTCGGAGGAGGTGGGCGCGAAGAGTGTGGATGGGAATGGCGCCTACCGGCGTGGGAAGCGCCTCGATTTCCCTGAGCAGGCCGTGCCGACTAAGATGGTGGTCGCGGTTGATGTGGATGAAG TTCTTGGAAGCTTTCTTGCTGCTCTGAACAGATTTATTGCCGAGCGGTACTCTTGGAATCACTCAGTATCAGAATACCATGTCTATGAGTTCTTTAGG ATATGGAATTGTTCTCGAGAAAAAG CTAATCTTCTTGTCCATGAGTTCTTTACAACCCATTACTTTCAAGATGGTGTCCATCCTATCCCAGGCGCTCGAGATGCTCTCCAAAATCTTTCTTCGTTCTGTAGCTTGTCTGTAGTAAC ATCTCGCCAGGATGTAATAAAAAATCACACATTAGAGTGGATCGAGAAGTTTTATCCAGGCTTATTTGAGCAGATCCATTTTGGGAACCATTTTGCTTTGGAAGGCCAATCAAGGCCAAAATCAGAGATTTGCAG ATCTTTTGGTGCTCAGGTTTTAATAGATGATAACCCGAGATACGCTTTAGAATGCGCTGAGGATGGCATGAGGGTTCTGCTCTTCGATTATGATAACACGTATCCCTGGTGCAAAACTGGTGTGGATCAATCACATCCGCTGGTGACCAAGGTTCATAACTGGCAGGAGGTTGAGCAAAAACTTCTCTCGTGGGTAGCACCGGAGAGCTGA